In one Nicotiana tomentosiformis chromosome 6, ASM39032v3, whole genome shotgun sequence genomic region, the following are encoded:
- the LOC138894403 gene encoding cytochrome P450 94A2-like, which yields MASNSKIRATGHGEAGINFILAGDDMLFSALIWFFWLVSSHPQVEKEIVKEIEEKDDDDLNEMVYTHASICESMRLYPPVPLELKQVTEDDVWPDGTKLKKGMTIFLHVLAMGRSTELWGSDCEVFRPERWLLKNSTTGNWNFIPRYPFTYPVFQAGPRTCLGKEIAFMQIKLVAATILKRFRIVPLDGFSPIYNSSLTSKMKTGFPMARKGQVNNDPTSSRGREKGRKGKMRSKCVWEDRYSAKVAASFYHKARKILMDVFSDVRKKNKRPGWLLENL from the exons ATGGCATCAAATTCAAAGATTAGAGCTACCGGACATGGTGAAGCTG GTATTAATTTCATCCTGGCTGGTGATGACATGCTATTTTCAGCTTTAATATGGTTCTTTTGGCTAGTCTCAAGTCACCCACAAGTAGAAAAGGAGATTGTCAAAGAAATCGAAGAAAAAGATGATGATGATTTGAATGAAATGGTGTATACACATGCTTCGATTTGTGAAAGCATGAGACTATACCCACCAGTTCCTCTTGAATTGAAGCAAGTGACCGAAGACGATGTTTGGCCGGACGGAACAAAGTTGAAAAAGGGAATGACCATTTTTCTACATGTTCTTGCAATGGGGAGATCAACAGAATTATGGGGTTCGGATTGTGAAGTTTTCCGCCCAGAGCGCTGGTTGTTGAAAAACTCCACTACAGGAAATTGGAATTTTATCCCAAGGTACCCTTTCACGTATCCGGTATTTCAAGCAGGGCCAAGGACTTGTCTTGGAAAAGAAATTGCTTTCATGCAGATAAAGCTGGTGGCAGCTACTATTCTAAAGAGATTTCGGATCGTTCCTTTAGACGGATTTAGTCCTATCTATAATTCGTCATTGACATCTAAGATGAAAACTGGTTTTCCT atggcacgCAAGGGTCAAGTTAACAATGACCCTAcgagttctcggggtcgagaaaagggtaggaagggaaagatgagg agcaagtgtgtatgggaagaccgctatagcgcgaaaGTGGCTGCAAGTTtttatcataaagctcgcaagataTTAATGGATGTTTTCTCGGATgttagaaagaagaacaagaggcctggctggttacttgagaatttgtga